A part of Deltaproteobacteria bacterium genomic DNA contains:
- a CDS encoding HAD-IC family P-type ATPase yields the protein MLTGDNELVARWVAEEVGLDEYFAEVLPEDKAEKVREVQSRELAVAMTGDGVNDAPALAEADVGIAIGAGTDVAVQAADIILVRSNPLDAGAILGLSQATYRKMIQNLVWATGYNAFAIPLAAGVLSAYGVLLSPGIGAVLMSLSTVIVAVNARLLKTAK from the coding sequence ATGCTTACTGGAGACAATGAATTGGTGGCCAGGTGGGTGGCTGAAGAGGTCGGCCTTGACGAGTATTTCGCAGAGGTTTTACCTGAAGACAAAGCGGAAAAGGTAAGAGAAGTCCAGTCTCGGGAACTGGCCGTGGCCATGACTGGAGACGGCGTTAATGACGCGCCTGCCCTTGCGGAGGCCGATGTGGGAATTGCTATCGGCGCAGGTACGGACGTGGCGGTTCAGGCGGCGGATATCATCCTGGTCCGCAGCAATCCGCTGGACGCCGGGGCCATTTTGGGCCTTTCGCAGGCCACTTACCGCAAAATGATCCAAAACCTGGTTTGGGCCACGGGGTACAACGCATTCGCCATACCGCTCGCCGCAGGAGTCTTGTCCGCCTACGGAGTGTTGCTGTCCCCGGGCATTGGGGCGGTTCTTATGTCCTTGAGCACCGTGATTGTCGCAGTTAACGCTAGATTGTTGAAGACTGCAAAATAG
- a CDS encoding NAD(P)/FAD-dependent oxidoreductase codes for MTDERYDVVILGSGPAGLQAAIHAGRRKASVLVLGRLPRSSSYNAHIENFCCLHGDTGAELLKQAHLKAEESGAKFLEQDVTEITMDNGRFSLQVESGRHLDAAALIFAMGISRKKLGLKGEKNLLGRGISYCVDCDAGFYKGEAVAMIGCESAALTGALTLLLYAKEVHLICDKPDATDVLIEKIRESPIQLHESRKVAEILGDESVTGLELDDGARIDVGGVFIELGAKGATMLAGALGVALDKDTMKYIATNKKQETNVPGVYAAGDICGPPWQVAKAIGEGCVAGLEAAAYAKKLRNA; via the coding sequence ATGACGGACGAGCGTTACGATGTGGTCATCTTGGGCTCCGGACCCGCGGGGCTCCAAGCGGCCATCCATGCGGGGCGCAGAAAGGCCTCGGTCTTGGTCCTTGGAAGACTTCCCAGAAGCAGTTCCTACAACGCACACATTGAAAATTTCTGCTGCCTGCACGGGGACACGGGCGCGGAACTTCTGAAACAGGCTCACCTGAAAGCAGAAGAATCGGGCGCGAAGTTCCTCGAGCAGGATGTGACCGAAATTACGATGGACAATGGGCGCTTTTCGTTGCAGGTCGAGAGCGGAAGACATCTCGACGCTGCGGCCTTGATCTTTGCCATGGGCATTTCCCGCAAGAAGCTCGGCTTGAAAGGGGAAAAGAATCTCTTGGGACGAGGGATCAGCTATTGCGTGGACTGCGATGCGGGTTTCTACAAAGGAGAAGCCGTGGCCATGATCGGATGCGAGAGCGCGGCCCTGACGGGCGCTCTGACGTTGCTCCTGTATGCCAAGGAAGTGCACTTGATCTGTGACAAGCCGGATGCGACCGATGTTCTGATCGAAAAGATCAGGGAGAGCCCCATTCAGCTTCATGAAAGCAGGAAGGTTGCGGAAATCTTGGGCGACGAATCAGTAACAGGCCTGGAATTGGATGACGGCGCACGCATAGACGTTGGGGGCGTTTTCATTGAACTCGGAGCCAAAGGGGCCACCATGCTGGCGGGGGCATTGGGGGTCGCTCTGGACAAGGATACCATGAAGTATATCGCAACCAACAAAAAGCAAGAGACCAATGTCCCGGGTGTATACGCCGCCGGGGATATCTGTGGTCCTCCGTGGCAGGTGGCCAAGGCGATCGGCGAGGGGTGCGTTGCGGGTCTCGAGGCGGCGGCTTACGCAAAGAAGCTGAGGAACGCATGA
- a CDS encoding TOBE domain-containing protein has product MNAKTKEHPASSAQQPPIQKNTNHGRIVSIPDEDQCLDAVQLHRLEHSFREWAESSPRADVRLSRRRIVLIFLLIRYTGAKLNEVLSLNPFGDIDTKRQCILFRRADLMSETNPREVQISEDLSGEIQRTLDDPAFRNPLQSRFGVDPGFVRRKFYERAQACGYPKRLGSPELIRKARAVEMMQGNMPLPVVQMMLGHSTPNLTSSYVSFSEDEIQQVTRLFLEREASRKTSARNAFFGKILTIHRGDIQACVNLTTMSGHSVTTVITIDSLNRLALKEGGLIRAEVKAPWVILEQGDKEPACSAENRFHGRIVRIAGGEVNTEYAVRISDGTELCALVSTAGSRQLNLNVGDPVWALFNSFAVVLHID; this is encoded by the coding sequence ATGAACGCGAAAACGAAAGAACATCCAGCGTCGTCCGCTCAACAACCACCCATCCAAAAGAATACGAACCACGGGCGCATCGTTTCGATTCCGGACGAAGACCAGTGCCTGGACGCCGTTCAGCTCCATCGATTGGAGCACTCCTTTCGGGAGTGGGCCGAGAGTTCACCGCGCGCTGACGTACGCCTGTCACGCCGTCGCATCGTACTCATCTTTCTTTTGATCCGGTACACAGGGGCCAAGTTGAACGAGGTTCTGTCCCTGAACCCCTTCGGGGACATCGATACTAAACGGCAATGCATCCTCTTTCGCCGCGCGGACCTTATGTCGGAAACGAACCCAAGGGAGGTTCAGATTTCGGAGGACTTATCCGGTGAGATTCAACGAACGCTGGATGATCCCGCTTTCAGAAATCCTCTGCAGAGCCGTTTCGGCGTCGATCCGGGCTTCGTGCGCCGCAAGTTTTATGAACGGGCCCAAGCCTGCGGATATCCCAAGCGGCTGGGTAGTCCGGAGCTGATTCGCAAGGCGCGGGCCGTGGAGATGATGCAAGGCAACATGCCGCTGCCCGTGGTTCAGATGATGCTGGGCCATTCGACGCCCAATCTGACATCGTCTTATGTCTCCTTTTCAGAGGATGAAATCCAGCAGGTGACCAGGCTGTTTCTGGAGAGAGAAGCGTCTCGTAAGACCAGTGCGCGTAACGCGTTCTTCGGCAAAATCCTAACGATCCACCGCGGAGATATACAGGCTTGCGTGAATCTGACCACCATGAGCGGCCACTCGGTCACCACGGTCATCACCATCGACAGCTTGAACAGACTGGCGTTAAAGGAAGGGGGGTTGATCAGGGCCGAAGTCAAGGCGCCGTGGGTTATTCTCGAGCAGGGGGATAAAGAACCGGCGTGCAGCGCGGAAAACAGGTTTCACGGCCGTATCGTCCGTATAGCCGGGGGTGAAGTCAATACGGAGTATGCTGTCCGTATTTCCGATGGGACGGAATTGTGCGCCCTTGTCTCGACCGCAGGCAGCCGGCAGCTCAATCTCAACGTCGGTGATCCGGTTTGGGCATTGTTCAACAGTTTTGCCGTGGTGCTGCACATCGATTAA
- a CDS encoding sulfite exporter TauE/SafE family protein has product MLFQTAGIEVAPWIPPLVALVISFFTSMGGVSGAFLLLPFQMSFLGYTHPSVSATNQLFNVVAIPSGVYRYWKERRMVWPLTWVVVAGTLPGVFIGALLRVSYLPDPKHLKLFAAAVLLYIGIRMVGDLVKNKTGKATTQARSEDRFRETVRRHRSDTTGRDPSEASLAAVKVTHFNLKRIGYTFYGEHYDVSFWGIFSLSFVVGIVGGIYGIGGGAIIAPFFVTFFGLPVHTIAGAALMGTFVTSVAGVAFYQSIAPLYPNMSIAPDWLLGILFGIGGTAGMYLGARCQKFVPAKAIKCMLAAIIIFTAVKYVADFFGH; this is encoded by the coding sequence ATGCTCTTTCAGACCGCCGGAATCGAAGTCGCTCCATGGATTCCACCCCTGGTCGCTCTGGTGATCTCCTTTTTCACCTCCATGGGAGGAGTTTCAGGAGCTTTTCTTCTCTTGCCGTTCCAAATGTCGTTTCTCGGGTACACCCATCCTTCGGTCAGCGCCACCAACCAATTGTTCAATGTCGTCGCCATTCCAAGCGGGGTCTATCGGTATTGGAAAGAGCGAAGAATGGTGTGGCCGCTGACCTGGGTCGTGGTGGCCGGTACGCTGCCCGGGGTTTTCATCGGTGCTCTCCTAAGGGTCTCTTACCTGCCGGATCCAAAGCATTTAAAATTGTTCGCGGCCGCCGTGCTGCTCTATATCGGCATCCGGATGGTGGGGGATCTGGTAAAGAACAAGACGGGCAAAGCAACTACCCAAGCCCGCAGCGAAGATCGTTTCCGAGAGACGGTTCGCCGGCATCGCTCGGACACTACCGGCCGGGATCCTTCTGAAGCGTCCTTGGCGGCCGTCAAGGTCACCCACTTCAATTTGAAGCGAATCGGGTACACATTTTATGGTGAGCACTACGACGTTTCGTTCTGGGGCATTTTCTCCCTGAGCTTCGTCGTCGGCATTGTGGGAGGGATCTACGGCATCGGCGGCGGCGCGATTATCGCTCCGTTCTTCGTCACTTTTTTCGGGTTACCCGTGCATACCATAGCCGGAGCGGCCCTGATGGGCACTTTCGTTACATCGGTCGCCGGTGTGGCGTTCTATCAATCCATCGCCCCCCTGTATCCGAATATGTCGATTGCCCCGGATTGGCTGTTGGGAATTCTATTCGGAATAGGCGGGACGGCGGGGATGTACCTGGGGGCCCGTTGCCAGAAGTTCGTTCCGGCCAAAGCCATTAAGTGTATGCTGGCCGCTATTATCATCTTTACGGCCGTCAAGTATGTCGCCGACTTTTTCGGGCATTGA
- the ychF gene encoding redox-regulated ATPase YchF: MKIAFIGLPNSGKTTIFNALTKAEAAITNHVNAKAEPNQAVIHVGDDRVTRLSKLYHPKKTTYATIEMVDFSGFNNGSGRTGLFPPELMQQAKNAHALALVVRNFKDDLNGAPTPVVDLEQIRDEMLLADLVLAEGRLERIQHSFDRGIKSNELISEESLMRKITSRLEAGLPIQGMDLSEDQKKIARGFQFLSGKPQLVILNSGESEYGKNQTVVEMIERTFRVIEFAGKFETELSRLEDAEEARMFMEDMGIRDSARDRLTRACYGMLGYINFFTVGPDEVRAWNVRNGDSAVDAAGAIHSDIARGFIRAECFSYDDILAYGSEKGVREKGRFRVEGKNYLVQDGDILNFRFNV, encoded by the coding sequence ATGAAGATAGCGTTCATCGGACTGCCCAACTCGGGCAAAACAACCATCTTTAACGCGCTGACGAAAGCGGAAGCGGCAATAACGAACCACGTCAACGCCAAGGCCGAGCCCAACCAGGCGGTGATCCATGTCGGTGATGACCGAGTTACCCGCCTTTCCAAACTCTATCATCCCAAAAAGACGACCTACGCCACCATCGAGATGGTGGATTTTTCCGGGTTCAACAACGGCTCGGGCCGTACCGGGCTGTTCCCTCCGGAGCTCATGCAACAGGCAAAGAACGCTCATGCGCTGGCCCTGGTTGTCCGGAATTTCAAGGATGACCTGAACGGCGCCCCCACTCCGGTCGTAGACTTGGAACAGATCCGGGATGAAATGCTGCTGGCCGACCTCGTCCTCGCAGAGGGTCGACTGGAACGCATTCAGCACTCCTTTGACCGGGGAATCAAGTCCAACGAATTGATATCCGAAGAAAGTCTGATGCGAAAAATCACGAGCCGGCTCGAGGCCGGGCTCCCCATCCAGGGAATGGATCTGTCCGAGGATCAGAAAAAGATCGCGCGCGGTTTCCAGTTTCTGTCGGGCAAGCCGCAGCTCGTGATCCTCAATTCCGGTGAATCCGAGTATGGGAAGAACCAGACGGTCGTCGAGATGATCGAGAGGACTTTCAGAGTAATCGAATTCGCCGGCAAGTTTGAAACGGAACTCTCGCGCTTGGAGGACGCGGAGGAAGCCCGGATGTTCATGGAGGACATGGGAATCCGGGACTCGGCCCGGGACCGTCTGACACGGGCCTGCTACGGGATGCTGGGCTACATCAATTTCTTTACCGTTGGGCCCGACGAAGTCCGCGCATGGAACGTTCGAAACGGGGACTCCGCGGTGGACGCCGCCGGCGCAATTCACTCGGACATAGCCCGTGGCTTTATCCGCGCGGAATGCTTCAGCTACGATGACATTCTGGCCTACGGATCGGAAAAAGGAGTGAGAGAGAAGGGGCGATTTCGAGTCGAGGGCAAGAACTACCTCGTTCAAGATGGTGACATTTTGAATTTCCGGTTTAACGTGTAG
- a CDS encoding DEAD/DEAH box helicase, whose product MDFKEFHFHPSVAAGITAAGFERPTPIQEKAIIPLMKGLDVMGLAQTGTGKTAAFALPLLNRFVDKKRGRVRALIIAPTRELAEQIHQDINTLGTQTRLRCITLYGGVPLNPQIQKLKRGAEIIVACPGRLIDHINRGNVDFSLLEVLVLDEADQMLDMGFIPDIRKILKRIPTKRQTLMFSATMPNEIRQLAFEVLCKPVTVQVGNTAPADTVSHFHFPVAQDLKTSLLLKILKDTDVGSVLVFTRTKQRAKRLSEALCKAGYGSTSLQGNLSQARRQAALNGFRSGRFQILVATDIAARGIDVSNVSHVVNYDVPTTPEAYIHRIGRTGRAEKSGKAFNLITSDDSAIVRSIDRILGSQVKRCTFSDFDYSPSTRPSANKEARSTRSWKSLRKSDREHLSFP is encoded by the coding sequence TTGGACTTTAAGGAATTTCATTTTCATCCGAGTGTAGCTGCCGGAATCACGGCCGCCGGATTCGAGAGACCGACTCCGATTCAAGAGAAGGCCATCATTCCATTGATGAAAGGACTCGACGTCATGGGCCTGGCCCAGACGGGCACCGGCAAGACAGCCGCCTTCGCGTTGCCGTTACTGAATCGATTCGTGGATAAGAAACGCGGCCGCGTACGAGCCCTGATCATCGCTCCTACTCGCGAACTTGCCGAACAGATCCACCAGGATATCAACACCCTTGGAACTCAAACCCGGTTGCGCTGCATCACCCTTTACGGAGGCGTACCGCTCAACCCTCAGATTCAAAAACTAAAAAGGGGCGCTGAAATCATCGTGGCTTGCCCCGGCCGCCTTATCGACCATATCAACCGGGGCAATGTGGATTTCTCCCTTCTCGAAGTACTGGTTCTCGACGAGGCGGACCAGATGCTGGATATGGGGTTTATCCCCGACATTCGAAAAATTTTGAAGCGTATCCCCACCAAGCGTCAGACGCTGATGTTCTCCGCTACCATGCCTAACGAAATTCGACAACTAGCGTTCGAGGTATTGTGCAAACCGGTTACCGTTCAAGTGGGGAACACGGCGCCTGCGGATACGGTCAGTCACTTTCATTTCCCCGTCGCGCAAGATTTGAAGACATCTTTGCTGCTTAAAATCCTGAAGGATACGGATGTCGGATCGGTTCTTGTCTTTACTCGGACCAAACAACGCGCCAAGCGTCTAAGTGAAGCTCTATGCAAGGCCGGATACGGTTCAACCTCTCTGCAAGGGAACCTTTCTCAGGCACGCCGCCAGGCTGCACTGAACGGCTTCCGGTCGGGAAGGTTCCAGATCCTTGTGGCCACGGATATTGCGGCGCGCGGTATTGACGTTTCCAATGTCTCCCATGTCGTCAACTACGATGTCCCCACCACTCCCGAAGCCTACATCCATCGCATTGGAAGGACGGGTCGCGCCGAAAAGAGTGGAAAGGCTTTTAATCTGATCACCAGTGACGATTCCGCCATCGTACGCTCCATCGATCGGATCCTCGGTTCGCAGGTCAAGCGATGTACCTTTTCGGACTTTGACTATAGCCCCTCGACCCGGCCTTCGGCGAACAAAGAGGCTCGCTCGACAAGGTCCTGGAAATCACTTAGAAAATCGGATCGCGAGCATCTTTCCTTTCCATGA
- a CDS encoding pirin family protein: protein MKSVRMISKVWKSKPTIEGAGVHLKRAFGYNQVPQFDPFLMLDDFHSDYPPHYLKGFPWHPHRGIETITYVIHGRVEHGDSMGNQGVIASGDVQWMTAGSGIIHQEMPKGDDNGLMWGFQFWANLPASHKMMGPRYRGIVSEEIPEVSLDGEVRVKVICGEVGGVKGPVRDVVVDPAYLDVTAPPGTTFKHPIRRGHKVFAYVVEGEGYFDPERNPFAHEVVGENYFDMNRKCACGSESLILYGDGDEVAISTQAIPVRFLLVSGKPIGEPVAWYGPIVMNTQEELQIAFEEYEKGTFIKHP, encoded by the coding sequence ATGAAATCCGTGCGCATGATCAGTAAAGTGTGGAAGAGCAAGCCGACCATCGAGGGCGCCGGCGTGCATCTGAAACGGGCTTTCGGCTACAACCAGGTTCCCCAGTTCGACCCTTTTCTCATGCTGGACGACTTCCATTCGGACTACCCGCCCCATTACCTGAAGGGATTTCCATGGCACCCGCACCGTGGGATCGAGACGATCACCTATGTCATCCATGGAAGGGTGGAACACGGGGACAGCATGGGAAACCAAGGGGTCATCGCTTCGGGCGACGTGCAGTGGATGACCGCGGGCAGCGGCATCATTCACCAGGAAATGCCGAAAGGCGATGACAACGGACTCATGTGGGGGTTCCAGTTCTGGGCGAACCTTCCCGCCTCCCACAAGATGATGGGACCGCGCTACCGTGGAATTGTGAGCGAGGAGATCCCGGAGGTGAGTCTCGATGGAGAGGTTCGTGTGAAAGTGATCTGCGGCGAGGTCGGCGGAGTGAAGGGGCCGGTGAGGGACGTGGTCGTCGATCCCGCCTATCTGGACGTGACGGCGCCGCCGGGAACGACCTTCAAGCATCCCATCCGGAGGGGACACAAGGTGTTTGCCTATGTGGTGGAAGGAGAAGGTTACTTTGACCCGGAACGAAACCCCTTCGCCCACGAAGTGGTTGGGGAGAACTATTTCGATATGAACCGGAAGTGCGCCTGTGGTTCCGAGAGTCTTATCCTATACGGTGACGGCGACGAGGTGGCCATATCCACCCAGGCGATTCCGGTCCGTTTTCTCTTGGTTTCGGGAAAGCCGATTGGTGAGCCGGTCGCGTGGTACGGTCCCATCGTCATGAACACCCAGGAGGAACTGCAAATCGCTTTCGAGGAATACGAAAAGGGGACGTTTATCAAACATCCGTAG
- a CDS encoding glycosyltransferase, translating into MVRTQPIRSAHRSPFCWLCGASHCFRLPFLFPAPLLLRSDVVRRWSKLRLIFYLNILAVALLLVYKVYLNFFEEDFESVHARQVERIEAKLSGRSSFTFAVVGNINNSVGIFDRKIIPMINGRGVDFAVSAGNAVSSGGEDKYRAIYRTLSQLQMPYLLTFGENEDSRLGGFRFYDHFGPYLFAFSAGNSRFVFLDSTGKTSWEWQLRWLEEELAVTSSEHTFLFSGRPVRPIDRKGVLDFGDDYLLPEEVSDRFTAIIERFRVDAVFSANVPLFSRVRNKDTEYVVTGGAGGLVLNNERSYYHYVEVAVQGDRVDVAPIRLDIGQHPVFRTLESLWFFVHSVFYVGYLNFLLLVSVLIAIAIWLYVAVFTERNYYPNFDLEPEPFLRRPLRVAMFTNSFLPFVGGVPISIDRLRRGLKTLGHQVLIAAPSYDAKPENKEEEDTLRLPALIRLGEKGEFPIPNIFSLPIYRAVAAFRPDVIHLHHPFWLGRAGLFLARRLKVPVVYTYHTRLEHFAHYMPLARTLFRNLISHAQVRRFANRCDGVVVPTESAEEYLRMIGVKSPIFVQPTGVDPQCFLHVDNGELDKLRARLGIGDERILISVSRLSKEKNIDFMLDAIHDLAKSCHLPFKLLIVGEGTERDHLRERIRQLGLEKQVFLLGAVPPEEVPAYCRLADIFVFASRAETQGMVILEAMAAGLPVVAVRSSGINDFIQNGFNGYTTKLNAGLWGEHIEKLLADSALRERLAANAREFAKVYSIEKFGYEMTQVYARVLAAKVTSALN; encoded by the coding sequence ATGGTTCGAACCCAACCTATCCGATCGGCCCACAGATCGCCATTCTGTTGGCTGTGTGGGGCCTCGCACTGTTTCCGGTTACCTTTTTTGTTTCCAGCGCCGTTACTGTTAAGGAGTGACGTTGTGCGTAGATGGAGCAAGCTCAGACTGATTTTTTATTTGAATATTCTGGCTGTTGCCTTGCTGCTCGTCTACAAGGTCTATCTGAATTTTTTCGAAGAGGACTTCGAGAGCGTCCATGCGCGACAGGTCGAACGTATCGAGGCGAAACTGAGTGGACGGTCCTCGTTCACGTTTGCGGTAGTGGGTAATATCAATAACTCGGTGGGCATCTTCGATCGGAAAATTATCCCCATGATCAACGGTCGAGGTGTGGATTTTGCCGTTTCGGCCGGCAATGCGGTCAGCAGCGGCGGGGAGGACAAATACCGGGCGATCTATCGAACACTGAGCCAATTGCAGATGCCTTACCTACTCACTTTCGGAGAGAACGAGGACAGCAGGCTCGGCGGTTTTCGGTTCTACGATCATTTCGGCCCTTATTTGTTTGCGTTTTCGGCCGGTAACAGCCGTTTCGTATTCCTGGACAGCACGGGAAAGACGTCTTGGGAGTGGCAGCTCCGTTGGCTCGAGGAAGAATTGGCCGTTACCTCAAGCGAGCATACCTTTCTCTTCTCCGGCCGTCCCGTCAGGCCCATCGACAGGAAAGGCGTATTGGACTTCGGCGACGACTATCTTCTCCCGGAGGAGGTCAGCGATCGATTCACGGCGATCATCGAACGTTTCAGGGTGGATGCGGTGTTCTCCGCCAACGTGCCGCTGTTCTCACGCGTACGAAACAAGGACACCGAGTATGTAGTGACCGGTGGAGCGGGCGGGTTGGTGCTCAACAACGAACGCAGCTATTATCATTATGTCGAAGTTGCCGTCCAGGGCGATCGTGTCGATGTCGCGCCCATCCGACTCGATATCGGTCAGCACCCTGTGTTTCGCACTCTGGAAAGCTTGTGGTTCTTCGTTCATTCCGTTTTTTATGTGGGCTACCTGAACTTTCTGCTCCTGGTAAGCGTTCTGATCGCCATAGCCATCTGGTTGTACGTCGCCGTCTTCACGGAGCGGAACTACTATCCCAATTTCGACCTGGAGCCTGAGCCGTTTCTGAGGCGCCCTCTTCGGGTCGCCATGTTCACCAATAGCTTTCTGCCCTTTGTCGGCGGTGTGCCGATATCCATCGACCGCTTGCGACGGGGGCTGAAAACACTGGGCCATCAGGTGTTGATTGCGGCTCCCAGCTACGATGCTAAACCGGAAAACAAGGAAGAGGAAGACACCTTGCGGCTTCCGGCGCTCATTCGGCTTGGTGAGAAGGGTGAGTTTCCGATTCCGAATATTTTCTCTTTGCCTATTTACCGGGCGGTGGCCGCCTTCCGACCGGATGTCATCCATTTGCATCATCCGTTCTGGCTGGGTAGAGCCGGTTTGTTCCTCGCACGGCGCCTGAAGGTGCCCGTGGTGTATACTTACCACACACGCTTGGAACACTTTGCCCACTATATGCCCTTGGCCCGAACGCTTTTCCGGAATCTGATATCGCACGCCCAGGTAAGGCGCTTCGCCAACCGGTGTGACGGTGTGGTAGTGCCTACCGAATCCGCGGAAGAGTATCTGCGCATGATTGGCGTCAAAAGCCCTATATTTGTGCAGCCTACCGGAGTAGATCCCCAATGCTTTCTCCATGTGGACAACGGCGAGCTCGACAAGCTTCGCGCTCGGCTCGGCATCGGCGATGAAAGGATACTGATCAGTGTATCGAGGTTGAGCAAGGAGAAGAATATCGATTTCATGCTCGATGCCATCCACGACCTCGCGAAGAGCTGTCATCTACCATTCAAGCTCCTGATCGTCGGCGAAGGCACGGAGCGTGACCACCTGCGAGAAAGAATCCGTCAACTGGGCTTGGAAAAACAGGTTTTTCTCCTCGGGGCGGTGCCTCCCGAAGAGGTACCCGCGTACTGTCGCCTGGCGGACATTTTCGTCTTCGCCTCGCGCGCCGAAACCCAGGGAATGGTGATTCTGGAAGCGATGGCAGCCGGACTGCCGGTGGTGGCGGTTCGATCGAGCGGTATCAATGATTTTATTCAAAACGGGTTCAACGGGTACACGACCAAGCTGAATGCCGGACTTTGGGGAGAGCACATTGAAAAGCTCCTGGCGGATTCCGCACTGCGCGAGCGGCTTGCCGCAAACGCGCGGGAATTCGCCAAGGTGTACAGTATCGAGAAATTCGGATACGAGATGACTCAAGTGTACGCTCGCGTACTTGCAGCGAAAGTGACATCGGCACTGAATTGA
- a CDS encoding sulfite exporter TauE/SafE family protein: protein MNGLSPETYLGLIAIGLGVGTYGTLIGAGGGFVLMPLLLLFFPNETPEKLTSISLAIVFLNALSGSGAYALMRRIDYKSALLFAVATIPGAIFGALNTGFIPRRLFDVIFGILLVGAAVFLNLHPGMAAKGRTVYFFDHDMMSRHLKETDGTTFDYAFNPKAGVLLSLFIGYISSFLGIGGGIIHVPALVYLLHFPVHVATATSHLILAIMAFTGTVVHILTGTFPYGVHYMISLGIGVLLGAQIGARLSRFLTGNWIIRSLAAALGLVGIRILFLAV, encoded by the coding sequence ATGAACGGTCTCAGCCCGGAAACCTATTTGGGTTTGATTGCCATTGGCTTGGGCGTCGGAACTTATGGGACGCTCATCGGGGCCGGCGGCGGCTTTGTATTGATGCCGCTGCTGCTCCTCTTTTTTCCAAATGAAACGCCGGAGAAACTCACAAGCATTTCTCTGGCGATCGTGTTTTTGAACGCCCTGTCGGGATCGGGAGCCTATGCCCTGATGCGGCGGATCGACTACAAGTCCGCGCTATTATTCGCTGTCGCCACCATTCCCGGGGCGATTTTCGGAGCCCTCAATACCGGCTTCATCCCTCGCCGTCTGTTTGACGTGATATTTGGGATCTTGCTTGTAGGCGCCGCGGTCTTTCTAAATCTCCACCCCGGAATGGCGGCAAAGGGCCGGACGGTTTATTTTTTTGACCATGACATGATGAGCCGTCACCTGAAAGAGACGGACGGAACCACTTTCGACTACGCTTTCAACCCCAAGGCGGGGGTGTTGCTGAGCCTGTTTATCGGGTACATTTCGAGCTTTCTAGGCATCGGTGGAGGCATTATCCATGTTCCCGCGCTCGTGTACCTGCTACACTTTCCCGTGCACGTGGCGACCGCAACTTCCCATTTGATTCTGGCGATCATGGCGTTTACGGGAACCGTTGTGCATATTTTGACCGGCACCTTCCCATATGGGGTCCATTATATGATTTCTCTGGGCATCGGGGTCCTGCTGGGTGCTCAAATCGGAGCCCGGCTCTCCCGGTTTCTCACCGGGAACTGGATTATCAGAAGCCTGGCGGCGGCGCTCGGGCTGGTCGGCATCAGAATCCTGTTCTTAGCTGTGTGA
- a CDS encoding FixH family protein, which yields MFQSHLITLCLLLTLCLAGPARVVAQHNHGAATHETGAMTTQDVLAEGVVISFSVMANSEHLKMLREMKMKENVEAGTTHNITVVLKDQKSQQPITDASVSMRLIDPSGKDQLKALTFEPSMNSYDAYVNMPVKGRYQILVLARYGDQKKTGGIYYDLH from the coding sequence ATGTTCCAATCTCATTTGATCACGTTGTGTCTCCTGCTGACGCTGTGCCTAGCCGGCCCCGCACGGGTCGTAGCGCAACACAACCATGGCGCCGCGACCCACGAAACGGGAGCCATGACCACCCAGGACGTCTTGGCGGAAGGGGTTGTGATCAGTTTTTCCGTGATGGCCAACTCGGAGCACTTGAAGATGCTGCGCGAGATGAAGATGAAAGAGAACGTCGAGGCCGGAACCACCCACAACATCACCGTGGTGCTCAAAGATCAAAAATCGCAGCAGCCGATCACCGATGCAAGTGTCAGTATGCGCCTCATCGATCCGTCCGGAAAGGACCAGCTCAAAGCACTGACTTTCGAACCGTCGATGAACAGCTACGATGCTTATGTCAACATGCCCGTGAAAGGTCGATATCAGATCCTGGTGCTAGCCAGATATGGCGACCAGAAGAAGACAGGAGGCATTTATTACGACCTCCACTAG